The following is a genomic window from Corallococcus soli.
CACGGCCAGCGGCCAGACGAAGATCAGCGACGACAACGACAAGTGGGGCGAGGCCACCGACCCGGCGCGCGCCAAGGCCGGCATCGACGCGCACTACGGCGCGGCCGCGACGTACGACTTCATGAAGGAAGTCCTGGGCCGTGACTCCATTGACGGCGCGGGCGAGAAGCTCGTCAGCTACGTGCACGTGCGCAACAACTACGTGAACGCGTTCTGGGACGGCGAGAAGATGAGCTACGGCGACGGCGACGGCAAGCAGTCCGGCCCGCTCACCACGCTGGACATCGCCGGCCATGAGATCGCGCACGGCCTCACCCAGCGCACCGCCAACCTCGTCTACAGCGGCGAGTCCGGCGGCCTGAACGAGTCCTTCTCCGACATCATCGGCACGGGCGTGGAGTGGCACGCCGCCCAGAAGAACCCCGACGTCAAGTGGAACTGGACCGTGGGCGAGGCCGCGTGGACGCCGACGAACGGCGACCCGCACGACGGCCTGCGCTACATGAACGACCCGACCAAGGACAACTACTCGGTCGACAACTACAAGAACTACCCGAAGCAGACGGAGGTGCACGGCTCCAGCGGCATCTCCAACAACGCCTTCTACCTCCTGGTGGAGGGCGGCAAGAACCGCACCTCCGGCCTGGAAGTGAAGGACGGCATCGGGATGGAGGACGGCCTGAAGATCTTCGGCCGCGCCCTCACCACGTACATGACCCCGAAGACGAACTTCGCGCAGGCCCGCGAGGCCACCATCAAGTCCGCCACGGACCTGTACGGCGCGGACTCCAACCAGGTCCAGAAGGTCAAGGACGCCTGGACCGCGGTCGGCGTGAACTAGTCGTCCCCCACGCTTCTTGAAGCACTCCGAGGCGGGTCCGGTGTCGAAGCCGGGCCCGCCTCTTCCTTTGCGTCAGGCGCGGTCAGCGCCCAGGCTCAGGCGAAGAAGCGCGTCAGCACCGCCACCATGCGGGCCACGTCGGACGCGGCCGCCAGCTCCCGGATGGAGTGCATGGACAGCATGGGGTTGCCCACGTCCACCGTGCGGATGCCCAGCTGCCCCGCGGTGATGGGGCCAATGGTGCTGCCGCAGCCCAGGTCCGTGCGGGTGACGAAGTGCTGGGGCGTGACGCCGGCCTCCTTGCACAGCGCGGCGAAGTGGGCCCACGACTCGCCGTCCGTCGCGTAGGACTGGTTCACGTTCGTCTTGATGACCGGCCCGCCGCCCAGCTGCGGCTGGTGCTTGGGTTCGTGCATGGACGGGTAGTTGGGGTGCACCGCGTGCGCCATGTCCGCGCTCACCATGAACGAGCGGCGGATGGCGCGGTGGAACGCGTCCGCGCGGCCGTCCGCGTGCCCCTGGACGATGCGCTCCAGCAGGTCCTTCAGGAACGGCGACGCGGCGCCCTGCGCGCTGCGGCTGCCGCACTCCTCATGGTCGTAGAGCACCACGCCGCAGGTGGCCTCGCGCGGGCCGCCCGGCGACAGCAGCGCGGTGAGGCCGGTGTGGCAGGAGGCCAGGTTGTCCAGGCGGGGCGCGTGGAGGAACTCCCCGTGCAGGCCCGAGCGGGTGGACGGCTGCACGTCGTAGAGGCACAGGTCGTAACCCAGGAGGTCATCCGCGACCGCCGTCACGCCCTCCTTCGCCAGCTCCTCCACCAGCAGCGCGCGCAGCTCCGCGGGGCCCGCGCTCTCCAGGCCCAGCACCGGCACCATGTGCTCCTGCGGGTTGAGCTTGAGGCCCTCGCTGTTGACGCCGCGGTTCAGGTGGATGGCCAGGTTGGGCACGCGCAAGAGCGGCCGGCGGAAGTCCACCAGGTGGTGCTCCGGGCGGCCGTTCTTCAGCACCACCACGCGGCCCGCGAGCGACAGGTCGCGGTCCGTCCAGGTGTGCAGCAGCACCC
Proteins encoded in this region:
- a CDS encoding M18 family aminopeptidase yields the protein MSPTDTDKQAGDLLQYIDASPTPYHAVRETARRLTDAGYRALDERESWSLKAGDKVFVVRGGTSIAAFQLGTKPVDATGFRLVGSHTDSPNLRLKPNAPVNRHGYQQLGVEVYGGVLLHTWTDRDLSLAGRVVVLKNGRPEHHLVDFRRPLLRVPNLAIHLNRGVNSEGLKLNPQEHMVPVLGLESAGPAELRALLVEELAKEGVTAVADDLLGYDLCLYDVQPSTRSGLHGEFLHAPRLDNLASCHTGLTALLSPGGPREATCGVVLYDHEECGSRSAQGAASPFLKDLLERIVQGHADGRADAFHRAIRRSFMVSADMAHAVHPNYPSMHEPKHQPQLGGGPVIKTNVNQSYATDGESWAHFAALCKEAGVTPQHFVTRTDLGCGSTIGPITAGQLGIRTVDVGNPMLSMHSIRELAAASDVARMVAVLTRFFA